Sequence from the Curtobacterium sp. MCLR17_007 genome:
CCGCCGGTGGCACGCGACCAGGACGAGGCCAGGTGCTCCTGGGCGACCTTGGTCTGCGCGTAGACGTTGCGCGGGTCGAGCGCCGCGGACTCGTCGATCAGGCCGGGGACGAGCGGCTGGCCGTCGGGGCCGATCGGGTCGAAGCGGCCGGCGTCCAGGTCCTCGCGGCGGCGGGCCGGCGGGCGGGTCACTTCGCCGGACGCGGTCGTGTACGCGCCCTCGCCGTAGACGACCATCGAGCTGGCGACGACCAGGCGGCCGATCCCCTCACGGTCCATCGCGGCGAGCACGTGGGCGGTGCCGGCGTCGTTGCTCGAGACGTAGTCGGGCGCGTCCTGGAAGTCGACGCCGAGACCGACCTTGGCGGCCTGGTGGCAGACGACCTCGATGCCGTCGAGTGCGGCGTCGAGGGCCACGCGGTCGCGGACGTCGCCGTGCACGACCTCGATGCCGGCGTGCTCGAGTTGGTGCAGCACGGCGGTCGGGTCCCCGTGGACGTCGGCGCGCAGGGAGTCGAGGACGCGGACCTCGTGCCCGTCGGCCAGGGCGCGGCGGACGATCGCGGAGCCGATGAAGCCCGCGCCGCCCGTGACGAGCAGGCGGCTCACCGCTGGCCCCCGTCGTGCTCCGTGACGCTCGCGCTGGCGGTTGCCGTGACGCCAGCGCTGGCGGCTGCGGGGACGCTCGCGCTGGCGGCTGCCATGACGCCCGCGCTGGCGGTTGCGGGGACCAGCTCGCGCGGCGCGTAGTCGTCGGGGACCGCGGCCACGATCGACCCGATCGCGCGGACGATGACCTCGTTCGCGCGGGCCAGTCGCTCCATCACCATGCCGTGCGTGACGGGTTCCTCGGCGCTCGCTGCCGCCTCGTCCTCGGTCGGGGCGAGGCCTGCGTCGGCGTCCGTCACGAAGGACAGGTTCACGGTGCCGATCCCGAGCTCGGCGGCGAGGGGCACCTCGGGCGTCATCGTCATGTTGATCGTGTGGCCACCGGCCTCGCGCAGCCAGACCGACTCGGCACGCGTCGAGAAGCGCGGACCCTGGATCACGACACAGGTGCCGGTCGGCCGGAACGGGACGTCGAGCGCCGCGACGGCGTCGACGGCTGCGCGCCGCAGCACCGGGTCGAACGGGTCGGCGAAGGACAGGTGCTGGACCTGGTCCTCGAAGAACGTGTCGGCGCGGCCCCACGTGCGGTCGATGAGCTGGTCGGTGACGACGAAGGTGCCCGGCGCGTAGTCGGGGTGCAGCCCGCCGACGGCACTCGACGAGACGATCGCGCGGACGCCCAGGGAACGCAGTGCCCAGAGGTTGGCGCGGTGGTTGATCCGGTGCGGTGCCACGGAGTGGGCGCGGCCGTGCCGGGTCAGGAAGGCAACGCGCTTGCCCGCCATCGTCCCGACCGTGATCGGGGACGAGGTCGCGCCGAACGGCGTGGGGACGTCGATCTCGTCGGCGGTGCCGGGTGCGAACAGCTCGTAGAGGCCGGAGCCCCCGATCACACCGATGGTCGCGGTTCCGTCGTGCTGCGGTCGGTCGTTCTCCACGGGTCCTCCGTATCGTCGTGGGCGCGTGCGGCGCGCTGGATACGCTACTGATGCGCGATGCCCAGGCGCTGCACGACGAACCCATTCGGAGGCCCCCTTGCGAACGATCGCCCAGCACCGCGACGCGGTGCGTGCGCTGGTCGCGCCGGTGTTGCCGGGGTCGGCTGTTTCCTCGGGTCCTGTCCCGTCGGTTCCTGGCGCGTCGGGCCCGTCGGGTCCGGCCGACGTCGATCTGGAGGCTCGGCTCGTCGACGACCTCGCTGCCGACACCGGGGCGGGGCAGGGCCACCGCGTGCTCGGACGGGCCGTCGGCTCGCCGATCCCGCTGCCGCCGTTCGACAACAGCCAGATGGACGGCTTCGCCGTGCGGGCCGCAGACGCCGGTGCCACGCTGCGCGTCGTCGCACCGATCCCCGCGGGCGTGCAGCCCGCGCCGCTGCCGGTGGGTGCTGCGGCGCCGATCATGACCGGAGCACGGATCCCGGCGGATGCCGACGCGGTGTTCCCGGTCGAGGCGACGCCCCCCGGGTCCTTCCCCGACGCGCTGGCGCTGACCACCGTCGTCGTGCCGGCCGACCTGCGGACCGGGACCTTCGTGCGGACGGCCGGGTCCGACCTGGCGCTCGACGCACCCGTCGTCCGAGCGGGCGCGCTGCTGACGCCCGCCGTGCTCGGGGCGCTGGCCTCGGCGGGGGTCTCCCGCGTCGAACTCGTCCGGCGGCCTCGGGTGCTCGTCGTGTCGACGGGGTCCGAGCTGACTGGTGCAGGGAGTGCTGGCAGCGCTGCCGGCGGTGCCGGGATCAACGACGCGAACGGGATCGCGCTGCGGGCGGCACTCGCCGAGGTCGGGGTCGAGTCCCGCACCGTCCGCGTCCCCGACGACGAAGCCCGGTTCCTCGCCGCCCTCGACGACGCCGTCGGGGACTGGGCCGATCTGGTGCTGACCACCGGCGGCATCAGCGCCGGCGCGTACGAGGTCGTGCGACAGGCCCTCGAACCCCGCGGGCTCGTCGTCACCCCGGTCGCCATGCAGCCCGGCGGACCGCAGGCGCTCGGCACCGTGCAGCTCGCCGGACGCCCCGTGCCCGTCGTCGCGTTCCCGGGCAACCCCGTGTCGGCACTCGTCTCGTTCGAGGTGTTCCTGCGCCCCGTCCTCGCCCGTGCCGCCGGCATGGACGAGTCGCGTCCGAGCCAGGTGCTGCCGGCTGCGTCCGCCGCCGAGTCGCCCGAGGGCAAGCACCAGGTCCGCCGGGGTCGCGTCGTCGACGGGCTCGTGCACTTCGTCGGGGGCCCGTCCTCGCACCTGCTGGCCCACTACGCCGACGCCACGCACCTGGTGCACGTGCCGGTCGGCACCGCCGCCGTCGCACCCGGTGACCCCCTGACCGTCTGGAGCCTGAGATGACCGACGACCCCGCCCCGCTGTCGACGACCGAGCAGCCACAGGCCGAGCTCTCCCACGTCCGTGCCGACGGCAGCGCCCACATGGTCGACGTCTCCGACAAGGACGTCACCGCCCGGTCCGCCACCGCCACCGCCACCCTGGTGACCCGCCCGGACGTGGTCGCACGGATCCTCGACGGCTCGCTGCCCAAGGGCGAGGTCATCGGAACCGCCCGGATCGCGGCGATCATGGCGGTGAAGAAGACCTCGGACCTGGTGCCGCTCTGCCATCCGCTCCCCATCGCCGGCGTGCAGGTCGACATCACCGGCACCGAGGACCGGGTCGTCGTCGAGGTCTCGGTGCGCACGACCTCGCGCACCGGCGTCGAGATGGAAGCCCTCACCGGCGCGAGCGTCGGCGCGCTGACCGTGTACGACATGGTGAAGGCCGTCGACCGCACGGCCACGATCACGGACGTCCGGGTGCTCGAGAAGCACGGTGGCCGGTCCGGGGACTGGAGCGCACGATGACCTCGCAGCCGACCAGGGGGCGCGGGGTGGTCGTCGTCGTGTCGACCTCGGCCGCCGCCGACCCCGCGCTCGACACCACCGGCCCCACGATCGCCGCGTGGCTCCGTGCGCACGACTTCACCGTCGACGAGCCGGTGATCGTGCCCGACGGCGGCCCCGTCGCGGCGACGGTCACCGCCGGGCTGCTCGCCGACGCCCGCGTGGTCATCACGACCGGCGGCACCGGGGTCACCCCGACCGACCGCACCCCCGAAGCCGTCGCCCCGCTGCTCGACCTCGAGCTGCCCGGTGTGCTCGAAGAGGTCCGTCGACGCGGCCTCGCCGGTGCCGGACCGACCGCCCTGCTCAGCCGCGGTGTCGCGGGCATCGCCTCGACCGGGGCCTTCGTCGTGACGTTGCCCGGGTCGCGCGGGGGCGTCGCCGACGGGCTCGCCGTGCTCGACGGGCTGCTCGACCACGTGCTGGCCCAGGTGCACGGCGAGGGTCACGCCCGTCGGAGCCACTCGTGACCGCCCCGGCGGCGGCCGACCGGGTCGTGCTCGCCGACGTCGTGGACACTGCCGTGACGGTCGAACAGGTCTCCGCCGCGGTGGCGACCGACCAGGACGGCGCCGTCGTCACCTTCGCCGGGGTCGTCCGCGACCACGACGGTGGCAAGGGCGTCACGGCGCTCGGGTACGAACGACACCCCAGTGCCGGTGACGTCATCGCCGAGGTGGCCCGCTCGATCGCAGCCGACCACCCCGGGGTCCGCATCGCCGTCCTGCACCGCGTCGGGGACCTCGTGGTGGGCGACGTCGCGCTCGCCGCAGCGGTGTCCTCGCCACACCGGGCCGAGGCGTTCGCTGCCTGCGCCGCGCTGATCGACCTGGTGAAGGAACGCACGCCGATCTGGAAGCACCAGGAGTTCACCGACGGATCGGACGAGTGGGTCGCGTCCCTCTGACGCGGGCATGGCGGCGGTCCACAGCCGGGCCGTAGGATCCGGGACATGATCGTCCTGCCCGTGGTCACCGTGCTGCTGACGGTGTTCGCCCTGATCGACATCCTGACCAAGACGGACGACCAGATCCGCGGCCTGCCGAAGATCGCGTGGGTCATCCTCGTCGTGCTCGTCCCGGTCGTCGGCGGAATCGTCTGGTTCGTCGTCGGTCACGACTGGGCCCCTGGTGAGCGGAACCACGGCCGGTACCTCGAGCCGAACCGCGACCAGGACCGGCACCCCCCGCTCGGACATGCCCGCGCCGCCCATGGCGACCGCCGCGTGACGACCACCGAGCAGGAGCTCGCCGACCTCGACCGCGAGATCGAGTTCTGGCAGGCGAAGGCCCGACTCGAGCGAGCGCAGGACACCGCGGGGGAGTCCGACGCGGCCCCGGCGAACTGATCCGCGCTTGGTTCGAACCTCGCACGGTGCGAGGTTCGCGGTGTCGCACGGTGCAAGGTTCGCGGCCCGTGCGACGTTGATCGTGTCGTGCGAGGAAACAGCGCCGCACCACGCCGCGAACCTCGCACCGGCCGCTGACCTCGCACGGTGCGAGGCGGCCCCGCAGCCCGCCCCGCGCAGCCCCTCCCGCACCCGCCCGCACCGCGCACGCCCGCGCGCCGCCTACCCTTGACGGGTGGCACATCTCCTCGGCGCCGAGAACCTGCATCTCGAGTTCCCCACCCGCACCGTCTTCGACAGCGTCACCATCGGCATCGACGAGGGTGACCGCATCGGCGTCGTCGGCCGGAACGGTGACGGCAAGTCGACCCTCCTGAGCCTGCTGTCCAAGCGGCTCGAGCCCGACACCGGCCGTGTGACGCACCGCCGCGGCGTGACCGTCGGCGTCCTCGACCAGCGCGACGCCCTGCCCGCGGGCCAGACCGTCGGCGCGGTCGTCGTCGGCGACCGCGAGGAGCACGAGTGGGCTGGCGACCCGAAGATCCGTGACGTGATCGGCGGACTCGTGTCCGACATCCCGTGGGACGAACTCGTCGACGACCTGTCCGGTGGGCAGCGGCGGCGCGTGACGCTCGCGCGGCTGCTCGTCGGCGACTGGGACGTCTTGTTCCTCGACGAGCCGACCAACCACCTCGACGTCGAGGGCATCCAGTGGCTGGCCGAGCACGTCAACCGTCGCTGGCCAGCGAACCAGGGCGGGCTCGTCGTCGTGACGCACGACCGGTGGTTCCTGGACGCCGTGTCGACCGACACGTGGGAGGTGCACGACGGCATCGTCGAGCCCTTCGAGGGCGGCTACGCGGCCTACATCCTGCAGCGCGTCGAGCGTGACCGGCAGGCCGCGGCGAGCGAGCAGCGCCGGCAGAACCTGGCGCGCAAGGAGCTCGCGTGGCTCCGCCGCGGCGCCCCGGCCCGCACCAGCAAGCCGAAGTTCCGCATCGACGCGGCCAACGCGCTCATCGACGACGTGCCGCCGCTGCGCGACACCGTCGCCTTGTCGAAGACCGCCACCGCGCGGCTCGGCAAGGACGTCGTTGACCTGCTCGACGTCGGCGTCACCTACCCCGGTGCCGACGAGCCGACCATCCGCAGCATCGAGTGGCGCATCGCACCCGGGGAGCGCACCGGCATCCTCGGTCCGAACGGCGCCGGCAAGTCGACGCTGCTCTCCCTCATCGCGGGGCGCCTGCAGCCGACCAGCGGCCGCGTGAAGACGGGGAAGACCGTGCAGGTCGCGGTCCTCGACCAGCAGCTCGCCGACCTGGCGCAGTACGCGGGCGACCGCGTGCGCGAGGTCGTCGCCCGCAAGAAGACGAGCTACGTCGCCGACGGCAAGGAGATGACGCCCTCGCAGCTGCTGGAGCGCCTGGGCTTCACTTCCGAGCAGCTCTCCACGCCCGTCAAGGACCTGTCCGGCGGCCAGAAGCGCCGGCTGCAGCTCATGCTCATCCTGCTCGACGAGCCGAACCTGCTGATCCTCGACGAGCCGACCAACGACCTCGACACCGACATGCTCGCCGCCATGGAGGACCTCCTCGACACCTGGCCGGGCACCCTGCTCGTCGTGAGCCACGACCGGTACCTGCTCGAGCGCGTCACCGACCAGCAGTACGCCGTGCTCGGCGGGCACCTCCGTCACCTGCCGGGCGGGGTCGACGAGTACATGCGGCTGCGTGCGGCCGGGACCGGTGGCGGGACCGCTTCAGCGGCTGCCGCCGCGACGGCCGGGAGGCCCGACACCGCTGGCGGGACCGGCTCGGCCGGTGCTGCCGGCGGCTCCGGAACCGCGGGTGCGTCCGGCGGGTCGGCTGCGGCCGGTGGATCCGGCCTGACGGGGGCCGAGCGTCGCACCGCCGAGAAGGAGATGTCGGCCCTCGACCGCCGGATCGCCCGCATCGGGGCCGACCGACAGACGCTGCTCGACCTGTTCGCCGGGCACGACCAGTCCGACTACGCCGGGCTCGGAGAGCTGCAGACGAAGCTCGCGGAACTCGAGGTGGAGATCGAGCAGCTCGAGGAACGCTGGCTCGAGGTCGCGGAGCAGCTCGGGGTCTAGACGGTCGTCGCTTCGGGGACGACGTCCGCGGGGTCGCCGCCGCCCGGGTTCGCGACGACCTCCCACAGGTGGCCGTCCGGGTCCTGGAAGAAGCCGGAGTACATGCCCCAGGGCCGTGTGTACGGCGGCTGCAGCATCCTGGCACCGGCCGCGCGGGCCTGTTCCAGGAACGCGTCCGCTGCCTCGCGGGACGGGACGAAGTGCCCGATGGTCGACGTCGGCGCCGTCGCCAGGTCGACGCCCGAGTCCTTCGCCATGTCGTCGCGACCGTAGACGCTGACGACCAGCCCGTCGTCGAGCGTGAACATCGCCGTCGTCCCGCCCGGGGTCGTCTCGGTCGCGGGGTGCTCGGTGCCGATGACGCCGCTGCCCTCGATGCCGAGCAGGGCGCGGTAGAACGCAGCCGAGCGCTCGACGTCGGCGACCGCGAGGGTGATGGCGTGCATGGCCGCAGGCTACGCCGGACCGCTCACCGGTGCCGGGTGCCCGGAGGCCTGGTGTCCGACGATCGCACCGACCGTGCCGGCCGCTCCGACGGTGCTGCTCGCTCCGACCGGGCTGCGCCCTGCGCCTGTGGTGCCGTGGCTGCGAGCCCGCCGCAGCGCCACAGGCTGGCCGCGAGCACGTCGATCTCGTGCCGCGTCGCAGGGTCACTCGTCCCCTCGGCGAACACCGTGAACGCGATGCGGTCCCCGGCGACCTCGTCGGTGACGCCCGTGAGCCCGAACATGTCGTCGAGCGTCCCGGTCTTGCCGCGGACGTGCCCCCGGGCGTCGCGGGCCGCGCCGGTGAAGCGGCCGTCTTCGTCCAACGTGCCGGTCCGGCCTGCGATCGCGAGGCCTCGATCCACTGGCTCGAGTCCGTCGCGGTGGGTCGCGACCGCCCGCATGAGGGTCGTCAGCGTGGCCGCGGGCACCCGGTTGTCCGGGCTCAGCCCCGAGCCGTCGACCAGGCGCAGCCCGTCGGTCGGCACGTGGACCTCGTGGAGCGCCTTCGTGGTGCCGACCTGGACGGCGTCGAACGAGCGACCAGCCCCTTCGGCGATCGCGACGTGCCGGGCGAGGACCTCGGCCAGCGTGTCGTCCGAGTGGGTCAGCAGCGTGCCGACCAGCTCCGACACGGTGGCCGAGCGCACGGTCCCGAGCGTCCGGGCCCCGGTGGACGGCGTCACCGACGTCGTCTCGACGCGGACGTCCGGCCCGAGCAGCGCCGCGAAGGACGTCGCCGCGCGAGTGACCGCGCCGGTGCTCCGGAGCGAGTACGCCTCGGTCGGGTCGTCGCGATCACCGTCGACCATGAGCGCGGTGATGTTCGAGACGCTGCCGCTCGTGCGGGCGCTCTCGGTCCAGCTCGGGTGCCACGCCGGGCCGTCGAACAGGTCGGTGTCGACCCGGACGACCTCGATCGGCGCGGGGTGCGCCGCGCGGACCTGGCGCGCCAGGTCGTCCAGGTGTGCGGCGCCCGGGTAGACGCTGTCCTGCCCGGACGGCAGTCGGCTCAGCGTGGGGTCGCCACCACCGACCAGGACCACGCTGTCCGACTCGGCCCCCGCGACCACCGTCGTGGTGAACCGGCGGTCGGGTCCGAGCGCGGCGAGCGCTGCCGACGCGGTGATGAGCTTCATCGTGCTGCCCGTCTGTGTCGGCTCGTCGCCCCGGACCGAGAGCACGGACTTCCCGGAGTCCACCGAGCGGGCGTCGAGGAACAGCGTGCCCGAGGTCCACCGCGTGGCCAGGGCGTCCGCGGTGCACCGGCGTTCGGCGGCAGCCGCTCTGCCCTCGCGGTCGCCGATCACGGCCGTCCCGACGGCGACGCCACCGAGCACGAGGCCGAGCACCGTCGTGAACGCCACGACGTAGGGGTAGCGGCGGAGGAAGGAGCGGTGATCGGTCACCCGACCATCGTCGCGAGGGACCGGCTGCGCGGCATCGACCCCAGGGCTGAAGTGAGCGGATCTCGTTCGGTCGCTCGGGTGAGGCCAGCTCGGTCTCGGAGCGCTCGGCGTGCGGTCGGCGCGGTTCGGGAGCGCTCGGCGTGCGGTCGGCTCAGTCGCCCAGGCCGAGGATCAGGCGTCGCAGCAGCCCGGCCAACTGGTCCTGCTCGTCGGCCGACAGCCCCGCCAGGATGTCTCGCTCAGCCCGCAGCAGGTCGGCGATCGCCGAGTCCACCGCTGCGCGCCCGGACTCGGTGAGCGACACGAGGATGCCGCGGCCGTCCTTCGGGTCGGTCCGACGGGCGACCAGTCCGCGTGCCGTCAGTCGGTCGACACGGTTCGTCATCGTGCCGCTGGACACGAGGGTCTGTTGCAGCAGGGTCTTCGGGCTCAGCTCGAACGGCTCACCCGCGCGCCGCAGTGCCGACAGCACGTCGAACTCCCACGGCTCGGTGCCGCTGGCGTCGAACGCCGCTCGCCGTGCGCGGTCGAGGTGCCGCGCCAGGCGGTCCACCCGGGAGAGCACCTGTAGCGGGGCGAAGTCGAGGTCGTCGCGCTGCCGTCCCCACGCCGCGACGATGCGATCGACTTCGTCCTGGTCCGGCATCCCCCCATCTTGGCCGAAGCCCGCGCGCACGACCACCACCGAGCACATGGGAAGATGGACGGGCGCCAGCGTGCGCGTTCCGCCTTGGTGTAATGGCAGCACGACGGCCTTTGGTGCCGTTAGGTCCGGGTTCGAATCCTGGAGGCGGAGCCGGGGGGCTCGACGGCGTCAGTCGCCGTTAGGCTCACG
This genomic interval carries:
- a CDS encoding MTAP family purine nucleoside phosphorylase, translating into MENDRPQHDGTATIGVIGGSGLYELFAPGTADEIDVPTPFGATSSPITVGTMAGKRVAFLTRHGRAHSVAPHRINHRANLWALRSLGVRAIVSSSAVGGLHPDYAPGTFVVTDQLIDRTWGRADTFFEDQVQHLSFADPFDPVLRRAAVDAVAALDVPFRPTGTCVVIQGPRFSTRAESVWLREAGGHTINMTMTPEVPLAAELGIGTVNLSFVTDADAGLAPTEDEAAASAEEPVTHGMVMERLARANEVIVRAIGSIVAAVPDDYAPRELVPATASAGVMAAASASVPAAASAGVTATASASVTEHDGGQR
- a CDS encoding molybdopterin-binding protein; translated protein: MTSQPTRGRGVVVVVSTSAAADPALDTTGPTIAAWLRAHDFTVDEPVIVPDGGPVAATVTAGLLADARVVITTGGTGVTPTDRTPEAVAPLLDLELPGVLEEVRRRGLAGAGPTALLSRGVAGIASTGAFVVTLPGSRGGVADGLAVLDGLLDHVLAQVHGEGHARRSHS
- a CDS encoding molybdenum cofactor biosynthesis protein MoaE, which codes for MTAPAAADRVVLADVVDTAVTVEQVSAAVATDQDGAVVTFAGVVRDHDGGKGVTALGYERHPSAGDVIAEVARSIAADHPGVRIAVLHRVGDLVVGDVALAAAVSSPHRAEAFAACAALIDLVKERTPIWKHQEFTDGSDEWVASL
- a CDS encoding PLDc N-terminal domain-containing protein produces the protein MIVLPVVTVLLTVFALIDILTKTDDQIRGLPKIAWVILVVLVPVVGGIVWFVVGHDWAPGERNHGRYLEPNRDQDRHPPLGHARAAHGDRRVTTTEQELADLDREIEFWQAKARLERAQDTAGESDAAPAN
- a CDS encoding D-alanyl-D-alanine carboxypeptidase, which translates into the protein MTDHRSFLRRYPYVVAFTTVLGLVLGGVAVGTAVIGDREGRAAAAERRCTADALATRWTSGTLFLDARSVDSGKSVLSVRGDEPTQTGSTMKLITASAALAALGPDRRFTTTVVAGAESDSVVLVGGGDPTLSRLPSGQDSVYPGAAHLDDLARQVRAAHPAPIEVVRVDTDLFDGPAWHPSWTESARTSGSVSNITALMVDGDRDDPTEAYSLRSTGAVTRAATSFAALLGPDVRVETTSVTPSTGARTLGTVRSATVSELVGTLLTHSDDTLAEVLARHVAIAEGAGRSFDAVQVGTTKALHEVHVPTDGLRLVDGSGLSPDNRVPAATLTTLMRAVATHRDGLEPVDRGLAIAGRTGTLDEDGRFTGAARDARGHVRGKTGTLDDMFGLTGVTDEVAGDRIAFTVFAEGTSDPATRHEIDVLAASLWRCGGLAATAPQAQGAARSERAAPSERPARSVRSSDTRPPGTRHR
- a CDS encoding MarR family transcriptional regulator codes for the protein MPDQDEVDRIVAAWGRQRDDLDFAPLQVLSRVDRLARHLDRARRAAFDASGTEPWEFDVLSALRRAGEPFELSPKTLLQQTLVSSGTMTNRVDRLTARGLVARRTDPKDGRGILVSLTESGRAAVDSAIADLLRAERDILAGLSADEQDQLAGLLRRLILGLGD
- a CDS encoding NAD-dependent epimerase/dehydratase family protein, with protein sequence MSRLLVTGGAGFIGSAIVRRALADGHEVRVLDSLRADVHGDPTAVLHQLEHAGIEVVHGDVRDRVALDAALDGIEVVCHQAAKVGLGVDFQDAPDYVSSNDAGTAHVLAAMDREGIGRLVVASSMVVYGEGAYTTASGEVTRPPARRREDLDAGRFDPIGPDGQPLVPGLIDESAALDPRNVYAQTKVAQEHLASSWSRATGGRAIALRYHNVYGPGMPANTPYAGVASLFRSAIARGEAPRVFEDGRQRRDFVHVDDVAGANLASIGATGTMPADSFRAYNVGSGTVHTIGDMAAAIAGTAGLEPVVTGEYRLGDVRHVTASSARIADELGWRAEVDFARGMREFADAPLRAAVR
- the glp gene encoding gephyrin-like molybdotransferase Glp, producing MRTIAQHRDAVRALVAPVLPGSAVSSGPVPSVPGASGPSGPADVDLEARLVDDLAADTGAGQGHRVLGRAVGSPIPLPPFDNSQMDGFAVRAADAGATLRVVAPIPAGVQPAPLPVGAAAPIMTGARIPADADAVFPVEATPPGSFPDALALTTVVVPADLRTGTFVRTAGSDLALDAPVVRAGALLTPAVLGALASAGVSRVELVRRPRVLVVSTGSELTGAGSAGSAAGGAGINDANGIALRAALAEVGVESRTVRVPDDEARFLAALDDAVGDWADLVLTTGGISAGAYEVVRQALEPRGLVVTPVAMQPGGPQALGTVQLAGRPVPVVAFPGNPVSALVSFEVFLRPVLARAAGMDESRPSQVLPAASAAESPEGKHQVRRGRVVDGLVHFVGGPSSHLLAHYADATHLVHVPVGTAAVAPGDPLTVWSLR
- a CDS encoding ABC-F family ATP-binding cassette domain-containing protein, whose product is MAHLLGAENLHLEFPTRTVFDSVTIGIDEGDRIGVVGRNGDGKSTLLSLLSKRLEPDTGRVTHRRGVTVGVLDQRDALPAGQTVGAVVVGDREEHEWAGDPKIRDVIGGLVSDIPWDELVDDLSGGQRRRVTLARLLVGDWDVLFLDEPTNHLDVEGIQWLAEHVNRRWPANQGGLVVVTHDRWFLDAVSTDTWEVHDGIVEPFEGGYAAYILQRVERDRQAAASEQRRQNLARKELAWLRRGAPARTSKPKFRIDAANALIDDVPPLRDTVALSKTATARLGKDVVDLLDVGVTYPGADEPTIRSIEWRIAPGERTGILGPNGAGKSTLLSLIAGRLQPTSGRVKTGKTVQVAVLDQQLADLAQYAGDRVREVVARKKTSYVADGKEMTPSQLLERLGFTSEQLSTPVKDLSGGQKRRLQLMLILLDEPNLLILDEPTNDLDTDMLAAMEDLLDTWPGTLLVVSHDRYLLERVTDQQYAVLGGHLRHLPGGVDEYMRLRAAGTGGGTASAAAAATAGRPDTAGGTGSAGAAGGSGTAGASGGSAAAGGSGLTGAERRTAEKEMSALDRRIARIGADRQTLLDLFAGHDQSDYAGLGELQTKLAELEVEIEQLEERWLEVAEQLGV
- a CDS encoding VOC family protein, with protein sequence MHAITLAVADVERSAAFYRALLGIEGSGVIGTEHPATETTPGGTTAMFTLDDGLVVSVYGRDDMAKDSGVDLATAPTSTIGHFVPSREAADAFLEQARAAGARMLQPPYTRPWGMYSGFFQDPDGHLWEVVANPGGGDPADVVPEATTV
- the moaC gene encoding cyclic pyranopterin monophosphate synthase MoaC, translating into MTDDPAPLSTTEQPQAELSHVRADGSAHMVDVSDKDVTARSATATATLVTRPDVVARILDGSLPKGEVIGTARIAAIMAVKKTSDLVPLCHPLPIAGVQVDITGTEDRVVVEVSVRTTSRTGVEMEALTGASVGALTVYDMVKAVDRTATITDVRVLEKHGGRSGDWSAR